The Eubacterium sp. MSJ-33 genomic sequence GTACAGCTTCTGATGGATAAGGATCTGGTGCAGGATGAATATGTGGGCTGTCATCCATGTATCAATACGAGCAGTCTGCGCCTTCTGATGGATGATCTGTTACATGTGCTGCTTCCGGCGATGCACCACGAGCCGATTTTCGTGACGGTGGAGGACGAGGAAAGTCAAATTAGGTAAATAATTGTAAAAAATATAGCTATTTTTGTAGATTCATGTTACACTCAATCTAACTTAACAGAGGGGGTGAACGCGTGGATACGATGCAGATTGTGAACCAGCTCGATGGTTTGCATAAGAAATACAGACAGGCCATGTATTTATTCGCAGCTCCGTTTGTATTGCTGGTGATAGCCTATATAGGTGCACCGGGAATGGGGGCGATGGCGAGCACAGTGGCTGCGGTATTGATGTTTGCGGTACCCGTTGTAATCATTTACGCATCCGGCAGGATGTCGAAGATCAACAAGGAATATCAGACGCTCTACAAGAATGCATTTGTTGTATCAGTATTGAACAAGACATTCTCCGATGTTCAGGTGAACTGGGAGCTTGGTTTTACGAGACAGAATGTCGAGCAGATGGGACTGTTGAAGCTTGGAAATCGTTTTGATTCCGAAGATCTGATCCACGGAGCCTATGAAGGCGTCTCCTTTGATCAGGCGGATGTCACGATCAAGAATGTGACGGGCAGCGGAAAGAACCGGCATACAACGACGTATTTCAAAGGACGGGTATTCGTTTTTGATTTGCAGAAATCCGATATACGTTCTGTTGGTATCCGGTCGAAGAATTTCCAGTATTATGGCAATCTGAATGGATTTCATCACGAGAATGTGAAGTTGGAGAGCGAAGCGTTCAACCGGGAGTTCAAGGTGTTGGCAACCTATCCGGTTGATGCGTTTTATGTTCTTACTCCACAGACGATGGAATGTGTGACAGACCTGTACCGGCGTGCGGGAAATGTAGCCTTGCGGTATCTGGGTAACAAGCTATATGTGGCAGTCAATACGACAGGAAATGCGTTTGATGGTGATATCAAGAAGCCATTCGTCTATGTGGATGAGATCAACAAGATTAAAAATGATTGTGCTGTGATTATGGATATCATACACCGGTTGCGGATTGGAGATGCACAGTAGCATTTTTATAATCAAACGCCTAAATTTCTATGAAAAAGAGAGGAGAACAAATTATGGAAGCGATTATTACAGTGATTATTGTACTTTTGGTCTGTATCGTGATCTGGTACATATCAACATCGAATGGAATCAAGCGGTCACAGCTTAAGGTGGAGGAAGCAGAGTCCGGAATCGATGTGGCACTCACGAAGCGTTACGATGTGCTTACGAAGATGCTCGATGTCGTAAAGGGATATCAGGCACATGAGAAGACAGTTCTGACAGAGCTTGTCAAGCTTCGAAGCGGCATGACGATGGCAGAGAAAAATGCAGCCAATCAGAAGATGGAACAGCTTACGAAGGATATCAACATTCTCGCTGAGAATTATCCGGAGTTAAAATCCAGCAACAACTTCATGGAGTTGCAGAAGACGATTGCAGATGTGGAAGAACATTTGCAGGCAGCCCGCAGATTGTACAA encodes the following:
- a CDS encoding DUF3137 domain-containing protein is translated as MQIVNQLDGLHKKYRQAMYLFAAPFVLLVIAYIGAPGMGAMASTVAAVLMFAVPVVIIYASGRMSKINKEYQTLYKNAFVVSVLNKTFSDVQVNWELGFTRQNVEQMGLLKLGNRFDSEDLIHGAYEGVSFDQADVTIKNVTGSGKNRHTTTYFKGRVFVFDLQKSDIRSVGIRSKNFQYYGNLNGFHHENVKLESEAFNREFKVLATYPVDAFYVLTPQTMECVTDLYRRAGNVALRYLGNKLYVAVNTTGNAFDGDIKKPFVYVDEINKIKNDCAVIMDIIHRLRIGDAQ
- a CDS encoding LemA family protein: MEAIITVIIVLLVCIVIWYISTSNGIKRSQLKVEEAESGIDVALTKRYDVLTKMLDVVKGYQAHEKTVLTELVKLRSGMTMAEKNAANQKMEQLTKDINILAENYPELKSSNNFMELQKTIADVEEHLQAARRLYNANVNTYNTKLVVFPSSIVANNMHAVKKPFFEAEEAKRQDVKMSF